AGCATAGAGGTTTTTGCATCAGGTATTAACCCGAACGCCTGATGACGTCGTTAATCCAAAAACAAAAGCAAGAACAAAACGCACGAAATCCAGGCAACACAGCGCGTAATACGGCGAGGTTTCGTTGTGCCAGTTAGCACGCAGAACATTAAGCAAAAACGTTGCCAGAATGGTTAGTCCCTTGACCGGGTTGTGACATGTTGAGTATAGAGTGCCGTTTTATCCCGCCTTGCGGGATGAGGTGAAATTACAGCGGAGATCACATCTCGTTAACACTAAAGCCCATAAGTTGTGCAAGCGTCACGATTTGCACGTTTTTGCAGCAATAAAGACCTAAACTTCAGATAGGCACGGGCGGCGATATGTGTCAGGATCTTTTCCTTTTTTGATCAGGAGTGTCAGCGATGACTGAAGGCCCATTAAATGAAAGCGAAATGACATGGCTTGAAGAGACCTTAATGTCTTACGGCCATGACGATGCGTCTGTCATTGACGTGTCTGAACTGGACGGTATGCTTACCGCCGTGCTTTCCGGCCCCGTTGTACCTGAACCCGACACCTGGCTGGTGGCGGTATGGGGCGGCGAGAAGTACATTCCGCGCTGGAAAAACGATCGCGAAATGAACCGGTTCATCGATCTCTGCTTTAAGCATATGAACGACATTGCCGAGCGCCTGAGCGAGTACCCGGATCAGTTTGAGCCAATGTTTGGCTTTAACGACGTGGACGGGCAGAGCTTCACCGTGGTTGAAGAGTGGTGTTATGGCTATATGCGCGGTGTGGCCTTAACCGACTGGTCGGCGTTACCTGAAGAGCTAAAAGCCGATCTGGACGTTATCGCCCTGCACGGAACGGAAGAGAACAGCGAGAAGCTGGATGAACTGACCGAAGAGGCGTATTTCGCCAGCATCGAGCGCATTCAGCCTGCGGCGCTGCGCTTGTACAACTACTGGATGGCGAACCCGCAAGAGCCGGAGGCGAAAAAGCCGATCGTCAACGGCACCAAAGTCGGACGTAACGATCCTTGTCCTTGCGGAAGCGGGAAGAAGTTTAAAAGCTGCTGTCTGCATTAATCAAAAAAGGGGCTCACATTGAGCCCCTTTCGTTATCCAACTTCCGGGAGTAGCCCTGCAACGATCAGGAACTGCACCAGAATAATCGCTACGCCACAGGCAAACACCAGACACAGCAGCGGTTTACCGCCCGCCACGCGGTAGCCCTGTTGAGGATGCTGCTCCCGGCTTTTCCAGGCGAGCAGCGACGGCAGCAGCAGGGCCAGTACGGATAACGCGACGCCTGCATACCCCAGCGCCATAACAAACCCGCGTGGGTAGAACAGCGCGAAGGCCAGCGGTGGCAGGAAGGTGATCGCCCCCGTCTGTAAACGTCCGGCAACGCTATTTCGGCGCTGGAACAGATCCGCCAGATAATCGAACAGGCCGAGGGCGACGCCGAGGAATGAGGTCGCCAGCGCCAGGTCGGCGAAAAGATGCACCGCCAGCTCGACGTGTGAAGAGGTCACGACGTTACGCAGAGCCACCAGCAACCCGTTCAGCCCGGCGTGTTCGGCCATCATGCCCATAAAGGTGGAGGAATCGATGCTCCCCAGCGTAACCAGCTGCCAGAAAATATAGGCGATCAGCGGTATGGCGCTGCCGATAATAAACACGCGGCGCAGCTTACGGATATCGCCCTGCATATAGCTAACAATGCTGGGCACGCTGCCGTGGAAGCCGAACGAGGTGAAAATGACCGGGATGGCGGACAAGGCCAGCCCTTTTTCAAGAGGTAACGTCAGCAGGTTAACCTTGTGGATATGCGGTGCCAGCAGCACGAGCATGGCAATCAGAAAGAGAATTTTGGCGCTGAACAGAAAGCGATTGAACAGATCGACCAGCGATGTCCCCACGCACACCACGCCCCCGCCGATAAGGGTAAAGAAGATCACGCCGGTTGCGGGTGAAATGTTGAAACCGAACGCGTCATTAATGCTGGAGGCAATAAGCTCTCCGGCCCCGCTGATGTAGGCGGCGGTCAGGGCATACATCAGGAACATCATGCTAACGCCTGCGATCCACTGACCATATCGCCCAAGGTAGCGGGCAGCAAGCGAACCCAGACCCGTGTCGGCAGGCACATGCTGATAAACCTCCAGCAGCAGCAGGGCGGTAAAGCACATCAGCGCCCAAAGCCCGGCCAACAGCAGTAGCGTCACGCTGAATCCCACACCGGCCGCCGCCAGCGGCATCGCCAACATTCCTGCGCCAATTGTGGTTCCGGCGACGATAAAAATACTTCCCAGGGTTCTGTTCTTCACACTTTCCTCTACAGCCATTCGATATCGCGACCCAATCTGCGGCGCAGAGTAAGGGAAAAGCGCCGGCTCGTCAAATCCACGTTACAAGGTGTGTAAAGCATTAATTACAGGCTGATGCGTGAAGCGAAACCTGAGCCAGCGCAAGGCACGCGTGACGTGGTAAGGGTAGTCTCGCGGTTTCTTTTGAGGAGGTTAAGATGTCAATTCACGGGCACGACGTACTCACAATGATGATTGAGTCAGGTGAGCAGTATTCTGAGCAGAGTCTGATTGAGGCCATTCATGCGCGCTTTGGTGAAGCCGCGCGTTTTCATACCTGTTCGGCATCGGATATGACGGCGTCGGAGTTAGTCGCATTTCTCGCGGCCAGGGGTAAATTTATTCCCGTTGCTGAGGGTTTCTCAACGCACGAAAGTAAAATCTGCCGCCATTAAAAAAACGGTGCTGAAGGATCAGCACCGTTTGTGGAATTAATTCTGGGTATCAAGCGTGGAAAGTTCTTTATCAATAAAGTAGAGACCT
This region of Enterobacter cancerogenus genomic DNA includes:
- a CDS encoding YecH family metal-binding protein — translated: MSIHGHDVLTMMIESGEQYSEQSLIEAIHARFGEAARFHTCSASDMTASELVAFLAARGKFIPVAEGFSTHESKICRH
- the tyrP gene encoding tyrosine transporter TyrP, producing MKNRTLGSIFIVAGTTIGAGMLAMPLAAAGVGFSVTLLLLAGLWALMCFTALLLLEVYQHVPADTGLGSLAARYLGRYGQWIAGVSMMFLMYALTAAYISGAGELIASSINDAFGFNISPATGVIFFTLIGGGVVCVGTSLVDLFNRFLFSAKILFLIAMLVLLAPHIHKVNLLTLPLEKGLALSAIPVIFTSFGFHGSVPSIVSYMQGDIRKLRRVFIIGSAIPLIAYIFWQLVTLGSIDSSTFMGMMAEHAGLNGLLVALRNVVTSSHVELAVHLFADLALATSFLGVALGLFDYLADLFQRRNSVAGRLQTGAITFLPPLAFALFYPRGFVMALGYAGVALSVLALLLPSLLAWKSREQHPQQGYRVAGGKPLLCLVFACGVAIILVQFLIVAGLLPEVG
- a CDS encoding YecA/YgfB family protein; translation: MTEGPLNESEMTWLEETLMSYGHDDASVIDVSELDGMLTAVLSGPVVPEPDTWLVAVWGGEKYIPRWKNDREMNRFIDLCFKHMNDIAERLSEYPDQFEPMFGFNDVDGQSFTVVEEWCYGYMRGVALTDWSALPEELKADLDVIALHGTEENSEKLDELTEEAYFASIERIQPAALRLYNYWMANPQEPEAKKPIVNGTKVGRNDPCPCGSGKKFKSCCLH